In Ascaphus truei isolate aAscTru1 chromosome 7, aAscTru1.hap1, whole genome shotgun sequence, one genomic interval encodes:
- the SLC25A44 gene encoding solute carrier family 25 member 44 isoform X4, with protein MEDKRNIQIIEWEHLDKKKFYVFGFFMTMLIRVSVYPFTLIRTRLQVQKGKSMYNGTFDAFLKIVRTEGGAGLYRGFLVNTFTLISGQCYVTTYELTRKYVSRYSSSNTVKSLVAGGSASLVAQTITVPIDVISQHLMMQRQGETMGRFRVRAANGKQPVVFGQTKDIIFQIFRLDGPKGFYRGYVASLLTYIPNSAVWWPFYHLYAEQLSRLTPDDCPHLLLQAIAGPLAAATASTITNPMDVIRARVQIQVARVLWMNWNCLKSWSLTD; from the exons ATGGAGGACAAAAGGAACATCCAGATCATAGAATGGGAGCACCTGGACAAGAAGAAGTTCTATGTCTTCGGGTTCTTCATGACCATGTTGATCCGAGTGAGCGTTTACCCCTTCACCCTCATCCGGACGCGCCTGCAGGTTCAGAAAGGGAAGAGCATGTACAACGGGACCTTCGACGCCTTCCTGAAGATCGTACGTACTGAGGGGGGCGCAGGACTTTACAGGGGCTTCTTGGTCAACACGTTCACTCTGATCTCCGGCCAATGCTACGTCACCACCTACGAACTCACTCGCAAGTACGTGTCAAGGTACAGCAGCAGCAACACGGTCAAGTCGCTGGTGGCCGGCGGCTCTGCCTCGCTGGTGGCCCAGACCATCACCGTCCCCATTGATGTCATCTCCCAGCACCTCATGATGCAGCGGCAGGGAGAAACCATGGGGAGATTCCGGGTGCGGGCCGCAAACGGGAAGCAACCAGTGGTTTTCGGCCAGACCAAGGACATTATCTTTCAGATATTCAGGCTGGACGGACCGAAAGGATTTTACAGGGGTTACGTGGCGTCCCTGCTTACCTACATCCCCAACAGCGCCGTCTGGTGGCCTTTCTATCACTTATACGCAG AGCAATTATCCCGCCTGACTCCGGACGACTGTCCTCACCTTCTGCTGCAGGCGATAGCTGGACCACTGGCTGCAGCTACGGCCTCCACCATCACCAATCCCATGGACGTTATAAGGGCCCGCGTGCAG